A genomic region of Marinobacter sp. NP-4(2019) contains the following coding sequences:
- a CDS encoding TIGR02117 family protein: protein MKTIGLLVVLFALYGCSGKPHVVEPDTGADSARTIKLYVVSHGWHVGLALADEELNSALPDLKERFSGAEYYELGWGDKGFYQTSEITSGVTLQAIVWSPGTVVHVVALPVSPDKFFPASDVVYTCLNAAELDSLKQYLSNSFTQDENGNLVALKRGIYGDSQFYDGEGRYHLLNTSNKWAAKALKSAGMDILPTFKLTADSVMGFVEENRNDCTQ, encoded by the coding sequence ATGAAAACAATTGGCCTACTTGTCGTGTTGTTCGCCCTATACGGATGCTCCGGAAAACCCCATGTCGTTGAGCCGGATACCGGGGCTGACAGTGCCCGCACAATCAAGCTGTACGTTGTGAGCCACGGCTGGCATGTGGGGCTCGCACTAGCAGATGAAGAACTCAACAGTGCTCTTCCGGATCTCAAAGAGCGGTTTTCAGGGGCCGAGTATTACGAACTAGGGTGGGGTGACAAGGGGTTCTACCAGACCAGCGAGATCACATCAGGCGTGACCCTCCAGGCGATCGTCTGGTCGCCTGGAACCGTGGTGCACGTTGTGGCACTGCCGGTTTCTCCCGACAAGTTTTTCCCCGCGAGTGACGTTGTTTATACCTGCCTCAACGCTGCAGAACTCGATTCCCTGAAGCAATATCTGTCCAACAGCTTTACTCAGGATGAAAACGGCAACCTGGTTGCGCTCAAGCGCGGAATCTACGGTGACAGCCAGTTCTATGATGGCGAAGGCCGTTACCACTTGCTCAATACCAGTAACAAATGGGCCGCTAAGGCGCTGAAGAGCGCGGGTATGGACATATTACCAACGTTCAAGCTGACGGCCGACAGCGTTATGGGGTTTGTGGAGGAGAACCGCAACGACTGCACCCAGTAA
- a CDS encoding LysR family transcriptional regulator, with the protein MQKRTDNQPEKSPVAAQKTRSNLAWNDFELVLAIATTGSLSGASRALGVSHATVFRRLGDVEQRLGVTLFERSRTGYRPTLAGEELADTARVMDEAALAAERKVAGRDLEPSGEIWTTTTDSLLMGVLAPLFTQFRHKYPGIVLDVAVSNQLFNLTRREADVAIRPSNRPPENLIGRPLTTIGQAVYGHKDLGLTPGTPIETLASQPWIGAGPRLQDSSVDQWMENNALKQACVYRVDTLVSILSAIRSRMGLAVIPCYLADEDPDIIQLTDPIPELEYGLWFLMHPDLRGVVRIHALMDFLTDAVRAQKERLAGRRLS; encoded by the coding sequence TTGCAAAAACGAACAGACAATCAACCCGAAAAATCTCCCGTCGCGGCGCAGAAAACGCGGAGCAATCTGGCTTGGAATGACTTTGAGCTGGTGCTCGCCATTGCCACTACCGGCTCCCTATCTGGCGCGTCAAGGGCATTGGGCGTGAGCCACGCCACGGTCTTCCGGCGGCTGGGTGATGTGGAACAGCGCCTGGGGGTGACTCTGTTTGAGAGAAGCCGGACCGGTTACCGGCCGACGCTGGCAGGGGAAGAGCTCGCTGACACCGCCAGGGTTATGGACGAGGCCGCCCTGGCCGCCGAACGTAAAGTGGCCGGCCGTGACCTGGAACCCAGCGGCGAGATCTGGACCACCACCACGGACTCGCTGCTGATGGGGGTGCTGGCGCCGCTGTTCACGCAGTTCCGGCATAAATACCCCGGTATCGTGCTGGACGTGGCGGTCTCCAACCAGTTATTCAACCTCACACGCCGGGAGGCGGACGTTGCCATCCGCCCGTCCAACCGCCCTCCGGAGAATCTGATCGGCCGGCCGCTGACCACTATCGGCCAGGCCGTCTATGGGCACAAAGACCTTGGCCTGACTCCGGGTACGCCCATTGAGACCCTCGCCAGCCAACCCTGGATTGGCGCCGGTCCACGGCTGCAGGACTCTTCCGTGGACCAGTGGATGGAGAATAACGCGTTGAAGCAGGCCTGCGTCTACCGTGTGGATACCCTGGTCAGTATTCTCAGCGCCATTCGTTCCCGCATGGGGCTGGCCGTGATCCCCTGTTATCTGGCGGACGAAGACCCCGACATTATCCAGCTCACCGACCCCATCCCCGAACTGGAATACGGCCTGTGGTTCCTGATGCACCCGGACCTGCGGGGTGTGGTGAGGATTCATGCGCTGATGGACTTTCTGACGGACGCCGTCCGGGCGCAGAAGGAGCGGCTGGCCGGTCGGCGTTTAAGTTAG
- a CDS encoding GNAT family N-acetyltransferase: MNFRNYTEADAERLAGVFTSSVHSLATAEYDARQRDAWAPIPPDLDAWRHRLGQLHTIIAEENGQCLGFLSYEPDGHIELLYTAPDAARKGVASALLEEAARQLSEGFGVTDLYTEASLVAAPFFLRHGFDTIEEQTVSRNGVNFRRFAMQRTL, translated from the coding sequence GTGAATTTTCGCAACTACACAGAAGCCGATGCGGAACGCCTGGCAGGCGTGTTCACTTCATCCGTTCACTCGCTGGCAACGGCGGAATACGATGCCAGGCAGCGCGACGCCTGGGCGCCGATACCGCCAGACCTGGACGCATGGCGCCACCGCCTTGGTCAGCTTCACACAATTATCGCCGAGGAGAATGGCCAGTGCCTGGGGTTCCTGTCATACGAACCCGATGGGCACATTGAACTCCTCTACACCGCGCCGGATGCCGCGAGGAAAGGCGTGGCCTCGGCGTTGCTGGAGGAAGCGGCGAGGCAGTTGTCTGAAGGTTTTGGCGTTACCGATCTGTATACAGAAGCCAGCCTGGTGGCCGCACCTTTCTTTCTACGGCACGGCTTTGACACGATTGAAGAGCAAACGGTTTCCCGAAACGGAGTGAACTTTCGAAGATTTGCGATGCAACGGACATTATGA
- a CDS encoding TetR/AcrR family transcriptional regulator: MSSTKDIILNCARDQFLSDGYKGLSMRRIAAKADISATAIYRHFSNKEELFHCVLEKGFNTYTRYLTPALDASTAKERFRKTLAYTLAFVLEHPRYFELIFVRSDTKDQLVHHDELRTRSKMSFDFYTARIRECMDEGYLKQDDPSELSVLLLATFTGFFSLYTSGVLPRSQGEIEALFWRTTERILTGIAA, encoded by the coding sequence ATGAGTTCAACCAAAGACATTATCCTGAACTGCGCGCGGGACCAGTTTCTCAGTGACGGCTACAAAGGCCTGTCCATGCGCAGGATCGCCGCGAAGGCCGATATCAGCGCCACCGCCATCTACCGGCACTTCAGCAATAAAGAAGAGCTGTTCCACTGTGTGCTGGAGAAGGGATTCAATACCTATACCCGCTACCTGACGCCGGCACTGGACGCCTCCACGGCGAAGGAACGTTTCCGGAAGACGCTGGCGTACACCCTTGCGTTTGTTCTGGAGCATCCGCGCTACTTCGAGCTGATCTTCGTGCGCTCAGACACCAAGGACCAACTTGTCCATCACGATGAATTGCGGACCAGGTCCAAGATGTCCTTCGACTTTTACACCGCCCGTATTCGTGAGTGCATGGACGAAGGCTATCTGAAGCAGGACGATCCCAGTGAGCTATCCGTACTGCTGTTGGCCACTTTTACCGGCTTCTTCTCACTGTACACATCCGGGGTACTGCCCCGGTCCCAGGGCGAGATCGAGGCCTTGTTCTGGCGTACCACCGAGCGCATCCTGACTGGCATTGCGGCCTAG
- a CDS encoding MoaD/ThiS family protein: MTTVEMTSHLYRYFPQLENRTIRVPAGPVSEVLKAVNEIAPGFTDYVLDDQGALRRHVYLAIDKALVVDRKTLCDRVQDGGTVYIFQALSGG; encoded by the coding sequence ATGACGACCGTTGAAATGACATCGCATCTGTACCGGTACTTTCCGCAGTTGGAGAACCGAACGATCAGGGTACCGGCCGGCCCGGTCTCGGAGGTCCTGAAGGCCGTGAACGAAATTGCCCCGGGCTTCACCGATTACGTGCTTGATGACCAGGGCGCTCTGCGTCGGCATGTGTATCTCGCCATCGACAAAGCGCTTGTGGTCGATAGAAAGACACTCTGTGACCGTGTCCAGGATGGCGGAACCGTATACATATTCCAGGCTTTGAGCGGGGGGTGA
- a CDS encoding DksA/TraR family C4-type zinc finger protein, with amino-acid sequence MAGGWSRDGAVQDQIDASVEDEVQRARSQLASGESATHCDECDSAIPEARRKAIPGVRLCIACQAALEKQETHSSGINRRGSKDSQLR; translated from the coding sequence ATGGCAGGTGGTTGGTCACGGGATGGCGCCGTTCAGGATCAGATCGACGCGAGCGTTGAAGACGAAGTGCAACGCGCGCGCAGCCAACTGGCCAGCGGTGAGAGCGCCACCCATTGCGACGAGTGTGACAGTGCTATTCCGGAGGCTCGCCGCAAGGCGATTCCCGGTGTTCGGCTTTGCATTGCGTGTCAGGCCGCGCTCGAAAAGCAGGAAACGCATTCAAGCGGCATTAATCGCCGGGGCAGCAAGGACAGTCAGCTCAGGTAA
- a CDS encoding WD40/YVTN/BNR-like repeat-containing protein, translating to MADLILLGTRKGTVIFDRINADWRARPILHAGISVCYAVRDPRSGTLWASLDHGHWGPKLARSRDGGETWDEVASVKYPRAARHIVQYLPTPDFDPEAPAGQPEYADSSVYKIWNIEFGSDSQPGRLYAGTIPGGLFVSDDGGDSWELNRPLWNHDSRGGDLFAGDATGVNQWSGTPASIDYGVFEPGIHSIIVDPRNPDHLYVAVSSAGVLETTDGCRTWTGRNRGMLMDYLPDPTAEWGHDPHFVTSCPGQPDHLWQQNHCGVFYSDDGARNWRKVSMPDMGVHFGFPIAADANDGRTAWVVPARADSERMAIDGGLFVARTIDGGQSWQSFRQGLPQKNAYDVVLRHGLDVSGDCLCFGSTTGNVYLSEDRGETWQCLGNNLPPVYSVRFG from the coding sequence ATGGCTGACTTGATTCTGTTGGGCACCCGCAAGGGGACTGTCATCTTTGATCGCATCAATGCCGATTGGCGCGCTCGTCCAATTCTGCATGCAGGCATTTCTGTTTGTTACGCGGTTCGTGATCCACGTAGCGGCACGCTGTGGGCATCCCTGGACCATGGCCACTGGGGGCCAAAGCTGGCTCGTTCGCGCGATGGCGGTGAAACCTGGGATGAAGTGGCGTCGGTCAAGTATCCCAGGGCCGCACGCCACATTGTCCAATACCTGCCTACCCCCGATTTCGACCCGGAGGCCCCAGCGGGCCAGCCCGAATATGCCGACTCATCCGTATACAAGATCTGGAATATCGAATTCGGCAGTGACAGTCAGCCCGGTCGGTTGTACGCCGGTACGATCCCCGGTGGATTGTTCGTCAGTGATGATGGCGGTGACAGTTGGGAGCTCAACCGCCCTCTGTGGAACCATGACTCCCGTGGTGGCGACCTGTTCGCGGGTGATGCAACGGGTGTGAATCAATGGAGCGGCACACCGGCGAGTATCGATTATGGCGTGTTTGAACCCGGTATCCATTCGATCATTGTCGATCCTCGCAATCCGGACCACCTGTATGTGGCAGTGTCCTCCGCCGGTGTGCTTGAGACTACCGATGGATGCCGAACCTGGACGGGGCGCAATCGCGGTATGTTGATGGACTACTTGCCCGACCCCACTGCGGAGTGGGGGCATGATCCACATTTCGTGACCAGTTGCCCCGGGCAGCCGGACCATCTCTGGCAACAGAACCACTGTGGCGTCTTTTACAGTGATGATGGCGCCCGGAACTGGAGAAAAGTCAGTATGCCGGATATGGGCGTGCACTTCGGTTTCCCCATCGCGGCGGATGCGAATGACGGGCGTACCGCCTGGGTTGTTCCGGCGCGAGCGGACTCAGAACGTATGGCGATTGACGGTGGCCTGTTTGTCGCCCGGACAATCGATGGCGGCCAGTCCTGGCAATCGTTCCGTCAGGGCCTGCCGCAAAAAAACGCCTACGACGTTGTCCTGAGGCATGGCCTGGACGTATCGGGGGATTGTCTGTGTTTTGGCAGTACCACCGGTAATGTTTACCTGTCGGAAGACCGTGGTGAAACCTGGCAATGCCTAGGGAACAATCTGCCGCCGGTATATTCGGTACGATTTGGGTGA
- a CDS encoding integrin encodes MILNILRALPRLALVLLVLAPIALTAGCSQGGSGEGGGRVGGDSDSAPITTPSAPTMSLTPQTAKIFNFTWSDVSTETEYRLLENPDGTSGYTPVATLAADSTNHDYTVFLPGRINASYILQACNEVGCADSDAEYVSGTLAAAVGYAKGSNTETGDEFGATLAVSADGNTLAVGVSHEDSNATGVGGDQTNNSAGGSGAVYVFTRSDGAWSQQAYVKASNTDPLDGFGQALALSADGNTLVVGAGDENSSANGVDGDQSDNSAEDSGAVYVFTRSDGTWSQQAYIKASNTESGDLFGTALALSADGNTLAVGAVSEGSNATGVDGDQNDNGAGDSGAVYVFTHSDGIWSQQAYVKASNTQTGDEFGTALALSADGNTLAVGASLEDSNATGVGGNQDDNSAGDSGAIYVFTRSDGTWSQQAYVKASNTDPLDGFGQALALSGDGNTLAAGAVRERSNATGVEGNQSDNSAGNSGAVYVFIHSDGIWSQQAYVKPSNTESGDMFGEALALSADGNSLAVGAVREDNNATGVGGYPHDNSAGDSGAVFVFTRSAGTWSQLAYVKASNTGTGDEFGAALALSADGNTLAVGATLEDSNATGVDGNQSDNSAANSGAVYLY; translated from the coding sequence ATGATACTGAATATTCTTAGAGCGTTACCGCGCCTTGCCCTGGTTCTTTTGGTATTGGCGCCAATTGCCCTCACTGCAGGTTGCAGCCAAGGAGGAAGCGGAGAAGGCGGCGGGAGGGTCGGTGGCGACAGCGATAGCGCTCCCATTACCACACCCTCCGCGCCAACGATGTCTCTGACTCCCCAAACGGCAAAGATTTTTAATTTTACGTGGAGCGATGTCTCAACCGAAACCGAATACCGCCTGCTGGAAAACCCCGACGGCACTTCGGGCTACACTCCGGTGGCGACCCTTGCGGCCGATAGCACAAACCACGACTACACGGTCTTCCTGCCCGGGCGCATCAACGCCTCTTACATTCTTCAGGCCTGCAACGAAGTCGGCTGCGCTGACTCCGATGCCGAGTACGTGAGCGGCACACTCGCCGCTGCCGTGGGCTACGCCAAGGGCTCAAACACGGAGACAGGCGACGAGTTCGGCGCAACACTAGCGGTCTCTGCCGACGGCAACACCCTGGCTGTCGGTGTCAGTCATGAGGACAGTAATGCCACCGGCGTGGGCGGCGACCAGACTAACAACAGTGCCGGGGGCAGTGGCGCGGTCTATGTCTTCACCCGCAGCGACGGCGCCTGGTCCCAGCAGGCTTACGTCAAAGCCTCGAACACAGACCCGTTGGACGGGTTCGGCCAGGCGCTTGCCCTCTCCGCCGATGGTAATACCCTGGTGGTGGGGGCGGGCGATGAGAACAGCAGCGCCAACGGTGTGGACGGTGACCAGAGCGACAACAGTGCCGAGGACAGCGGCGCCGTTTATGTCTTCACCCGCAGCGACGGTACCTGGTCCCAGCAGGCTTACATCAAAGCCTCGAACACGGAATCGGGTGACTTGTTCGGCACAGCGCTCGCCCTCTCCGCCGATGGCAACACCCTGGCGGTAGGGGCTGTCAGTGAGGGCAGCAATGCCACCGGGGTAGACGGCGACCAAAACGACAACGGTGCCGGGGACAGTGGCGCGGTCTATGTCTTCACCCACAGCGACGGTATCTGGTCCCAGCAGGCTTACGTCAAAGCCTCGAACACGCAGACGGGTGACGAGTTCGGCACAGCGCTCGCCCTCTCCGCCGATGGCAACACCCTGGCGGTCGGGGCTTCTTTGGAAGATAGTAATGCCACCGGGGTGGGCGGCAACCAAGACGACAACAGTGCCGGGGACAGTGGTGCGATTTATGTCTTCACCCGCAGCGACGGCACCTGGTCCCAGCAGGCATACGTCAAAGCCTCGAACACCGACCCGTTGGACGGGTTCGGCCAGGCGCTCGCCCTCTCCGGGGATGGCAACACTCTGGCAGCAGGCGCTGTCCGTGAGCGCAGCAATGCCACTGGCGTGGAAGGCAACCAAAGCGACAACAGTGCCGGGAACAGCGGCGCCGTTTATGTCTTCATCCACAGCGACGGTATTTGGTCCCAACAGGCTTACGTCAAACCCTCGAACACGGAGTCAGGTGACATGTTCGGCGAAGCGCTCGCCCTCTCCGCCGATGGCAACTCCCTGGCGGTAGGGGCTGTCCGTGAGGACAACAATGCCACCGGCGTGGGCGGCTACCCACACGACAACAGTGCAGGAGACAGTGGTGCGGTCTTTGTCTTCACCCGTAGCGCCGGTACCTGGTCCCAACTGGCTTACGTCAAAGCCTCGAACACGGGCACGGGCGACGAGTTCGGCGCAGCGCTCGCCCTCTCTGCCGACGGCAACACCCTGGCAGTAGGGGCTACTTTGGAAGATAGTAACGCCACCGGTGTGGACGGCAACCAAAGTGACAACAGTGCCGCAAACAGTGGCGCGGTTTATCTCTACTGA
- a CDS encoding GFA family protein: MLKGTCLCGQIQYEYTGELGPIAMCHCSQCRRAQGSAYGTNSPIQASHFQFVAGRELMKEFESKPGKKRAFCRECGSPLYSRLDSKPEALRLRIGTLTTPIAAKPSYHIFAGSAAEWFEFSDGLPRYTELEDSPLL; this comes from the coding sequence ATGCTCAAAGGAACCTGCCTCTGCGGTCAAATCCAATATGAATACACCGGCGAACTCGGCCCTATTGCCATGTGCCACTGCTCCCAGTGCCGGCGCGCCCAGGGCTCTGCTTATGGCACGAACAGCCCCATTCAGGCCTCTCATTTCCAGTTTGTCGCGGGTCGCGAGTTGATGAAGGAATTCGAATCAAAGCCCGGCAAAAAGCGGGCATTCTGCCGGGAGTGTGGTAGCCCACTGTATAGTCGTCTGGATTCAAAACCCGAGGCACTGCGGCTGCGAATCGGTACACTGACAACGCCCATAGCTGCTAAGCCCAGTTATCATATTTTTGCTGGCTCGGCGGCTGAGTGGTTTGAGTTCTCGGATGGTCTACCCCGATACACGGAGCTTGAGGACAGCCCACTATTGTAG
- a CDS encoding alpha/beta fold hydrolase, with protein sequence MYKLDPSIQSRHIHLDAPDFNVHYLETGEAHPRDEVILLLHGWPTSSYLYRHMMVPLAEHHRVIALDLPGFGGSDKNPGDSFSFRYHADILQAFVEQLGITKVHLVVHDLGGPIGLWWAQRHPAQLASYVLLDTIVYPDFSWAVKLFVGMTLMPGVRTWFSSRYGIAFSMKLGLKHKRRLTREALAGYQAPYTGTGYDKAARKALLRSAHRLHVDGFKAIAESLKDIHQPVCLIYADNDVILPEVAQTMHRVAADVPQAAVHRIPDCGHFLQEEKPEAVTAIMANFYNSQSPSSEVRR encoded by the coding sequence ATGTACAAGCTCGATCCTTCCATTCAGTCACGCCATATCCACCTGGATGCGCCGGACTTCAACGTACATTACCTGGAGACTGGTGAGGCTCATCCCAGAGACGAGGTCATCCTGCTGCTGCACGGTTGGCCCACCTCGTCCTATCTGTACCGCCACATGATGGTGCCTCTGGCAGAGCATCACCGGGTGATCGCCCTGGACCTTCCCGGTTTTGGTGGTTCCGACAAGAACCCAGGCGACTCCTTCAGTTTTCGCTATCATGCCGACATTCTGCAGGCGTTCGTGGAACAACTGGGCATTACCAAAGTCCACCTGGTGGTCCACGACCTGGGCGGCCCCATCGGACTCTGGTGGGCCCAGCGACATCCGGCTCAGCTTGCCAGCTACGTCCTGCTGGACACCATCGTCTATCCCGACTTTTCCTGGGCGGTGAAACTGTTCGTGGGCATGACCCTGATGCCGGGTGTGCGGACCTGGTTCAGCAGCCGCTATGGCATCGCCTTCTCCATGAAACTGGGCCTTAAACACAAAAGACGACTCACCCGGGAGGCACTGGCCGGCTACCAGGCGCCTTACACCGGAACCGGCTATGACAAGGCGGCCCGAAAAGCCCTGCTGCGCAGCGCCCACCGCCTGCATGTGGACGGTTTCAAGGCTATTGCCGAGAGCCTGAAGGACATCCATCAGCCTGTCTGCCTGATATACGCTGACAATGACGTCATCCTGCCGGAGGTCGCCCAGACCATGCACCGGGTCGCGGCCGATGTGCCCCAAGCGGCGGTGCACCGGATTCCGGACTGCGGGCATTTCCTGCAGGAGGAAAAGCCCGAGGCGGTGACGGCGATCATGGCCAACTTCTACAACAGCCAATCCCCATCCAGCGAAGTCCGGCGATAA
- a CDS encoding S8 family serine peptidase, with product MLALRKLFIAIVLALTGTLAQAQADLSENPVRANLEDARSSYIFVFQTGVAVGQVEPLARRLVQTEGGQLRHTFSTVLRGFSAHLPAPAAARLAQSPLVAYYEPNGVVWAIAKPPWAGGGGDDTSSTQVTPWGITRVGGPKDGTSLHAWVIDTGIDLEHADLNVGSGANFVLRGKNSPDDGHGHGTHVAGTIAAIDNSIDVVGVAAGATVHPIRVLDNSGSGTVDGVVAGVDYVAAHASVGDCANMSLGASGHFQSLHDAVANAAGQGIYFAVAAGNDSADASDYEPAHVEHMNVFTQSAIDSSDVFAGFSNYGNPPVDFAAPGVSVLSTKKGGGTTKMSGTSMATPHVCGLLLYGPPNSDGTALDDPDGQPDPIAHY from the coding sequence ATGTTGGCCTTACGTAAACTCTTTATTGCCATTGTGCTTGCCTTGACAGGTACTTTGGCACAGGCGCAAGCGGATTTAAGCGAGAACCCGGTGCGTGCCAACTTGGAAGACGCGCGCAGCAGCTATATCTTCGTATTCCAGACCGGTGTCGCCGTCGGCCAGGTCGAGCCCTTGGCTCGTCGGCTGGTGCAGACCGAGGGCGGCCAACTCCGACACACCTTCTCCACCGTCCTGCGTGGCTTTTCTGCGCACCTGCCGGCGCCAGCGGCGGCGCGGCTGGCGCAGTCGCCCCTGGTGGCCTATTACGAGCCCAACGGTGTCGTCTGGGCCATCGCCAAACCGCCCTGGGCCGGCGGGGGTGGGGACGACACGTCCTCCACACAGGTAACGCCGTGGGGCATTACCCGCGTGGGCGGCCCGAAAGACGGCACCAGCCTGCATGCCTGGGTGATCGACACCGGCATCGACCTGGAGCACGCCGACCTGAACGTGGGCAGCGGCGCCAACTTCGTCCTGCGTGGCAAGAATTCGCCGGATGACGGCCATGGGCACGGCACCCATGTGGCCGGTACCATCGCGGCCATCGACAACAGCATCGATGTGGTGGGTGTGGCCGCGGGCGCCACCGTGCACCCGATCCGGGTGCTGGACAACTCCGGCAGCGGCACGGTGGACGGCGTGGTGGCGGGGGTCGACTATGTGGCGGCCCATGCCTCCGTGGGTGATTGTGCGAACATGAGCCTGGGAGCCAGCGGGCACTTCCAGTCCCTGCATGATGCGGTGGCCAATGCGGCCGGACAGGGTATCTACTTCGCCGTTGCCGCCGGTAACGACAGCGCGGACGCCAGCGATTACGAGCCGGCCCATGTGGAACACATGAACGTGTTTACCCAGTCGGCGATCGACAGCAGCGACGTCTTCGCAGGGTTCTCCAATTATGGCAATCCGCCGGTGGATTTCGCGGCACCCGGGGTGAGCGTGCTGTCCACCAAGAAGGGTGGGGGCACCACCAAGATGAGCGGCACCTCCATGGCGACACCCCATGTGTGCGGCCTCTTGCTGTACGGTCCGCCCAATAGCGATGGCACGGCCCTGGACGATCCGGACGGCCAGCCGGACCCGATCGCCCATTACTGA
- a CDS encoding PTS fructose transporter subunit IIABC: MEFTSLISVDTICLRLHGHTKSEILDELIEVLAKAGKLIDPKAFREAILKREQTFPTGLENGIAIPHARTDAVRLPAIALGIAPDGVEYGSLDNQPSRIFFLIAETESVAEEHLEILASLTRHMQESHYIQSLLQAGSANELIGLLAADAVEAGADTTAPVAAAAPPRVLAVTGCPTGIAHTYMAADALKVCAERMEIPIRVETRGAIGERDGLTEQEIAAAEVIIIASDTRVDMDRFAGKKLIRVPVRDAIRDPKGLLERALGGDATIYSGDGDSATPRPATTRPGIYQHLMNGVSNMLPFVVGGGILIAISFMFGIDAFDPDSPNHHPLATALMTLGGSEGAFGLMVPVLAAFIGMSIADRPGFMPAMVGGFVAVQSGGGFIGGMIAGLLGGYLMLAVSHLCRNMPRSLQGVETVLIYPVIGLLLVGGLMYLLLMPLAAINSALVDWLASLGIGNLVLLGTLLGGLMAVDLGGPVNKAAYTFGIAAIAAGNHLPQAAVMAGGMVPPLAMGLATLLFRSRFGANERRAGKSCFVLGASFITEGAIPFAAADPLRVLPACIVGSALAGGLSMYFGCQLPAPHGGIFVIPLVERPFHYLLAITLGSLVSALLVGSLKPALAVEARVKD; this comes from the coding sequence ATGGAGTTCACCAGCCTGATCAGTGTCGATACGATCTGCCTGCGCCTGCATGGACACACCAAGTCCGAGATTCTCGATGAGCTGATCGAGGTGCTGGCCAAAGCGGGCAAGCTGATCGATCCGAAGGCGTTCAGGGAAGCGATTCTCAAGCGTGAGCAAACGTTTCCAACCGGACTTGAGAACGGCATCGCCATCCCCCATGCACGCACCGACGCGGTTCGATTGCCGGCAATCGCCCTGGGCATCGCTCCGGACGGAGTCGAATACGGCTCGCTCGACAACCAGCCCAGCCGAATTTTCTTTCTGATTGCCGAAACCGAGTCGGTGGCCGAGGAGCATCTCGAAATCCTCGCCTCGCTGACCCGGCATATGCAGGAGTCGCACTATATTCAGAGCCTGCTGCAGGCGGGCAGCGCCAACGAGTTGATCGGGCTGCTGGCCGCCGACGCCGTCGAGGCTGGTGCCGATACCACCGCTCCGGTGGCGGCCGCCGCCCCGCCGAGGGTGCTGGCAGTTACCGGCTGCCCGACCGGCATTGCGCACACCTATATGGCAGCCGATGCGTTGAAAGTCTGTGCCGAACGGATGGAAATACCGATCCGGGTCGAGACCCGTGGCGCAATCGGCGAACGGGATGGCCTGACCGAGCAGGAAATCGCCGCCGCTGAAGTGATCATTATCGCCTCCGATACCCGCGTCGATATGGATCGCTTTGCCGGCAAGAAACTCATCAGGGTGCCGGTACGGGATGCGATCCGCGACCCGAAGGGGCTACTGGAAAGGGCCCTGGGCGGTGACGCAACTATCTACTCCGGCGACGGAGACAGCGCCACACCCAGACCAGCCACGACCAGGCCCGGTATCTACCAGCACTTGATGAACGGCGTCTCGAATATGCTGCCGTTCGTCGTCGGCGGCGGCATCCTGATCGCGATCTCATTCATGTTCGGTATCGATGCATTCGACCCGGACAGCCCGAACCACCATCCACTGGCCACCGCGCTGATGACACTCGGCGGCAGCGAAGGCGCCTTCGGCCTGATGGTTCCGGTTCTGGCCGCGTTTATTGGCATGAGCATCGCCGACCGGCCCGGCTTTATGCCGGCGATGGTCGGCGGCTTTGTAGCGGTGCAGTCCGGCGGCGGCTTTATCGGCGGCATGATCGCCGGCCTGCTGGGCGGCTATCTGATGCTGGCCGTCAGCCATCTCTGCCGCAATATGCCACGAAGCCTGCAGGGCGTGGAGACGGTACTGATCTACCCGGTGATCGGCCTGCTGCTGGTTGGGGGATTGATGTACCTGCTACTGATGCCGCTTGCCGCCATCAATAGCGCGCTGGTGGACTGGCTGGCGTCTCTCGGCATCGGCAACCTGGTCCTGCTGGGCACGTTACTGGGTGGGCTGATGGCGGTGGACCTTGGCGGGCCGGTCAACAAGGCGGCCTACACCTTCGGCATCGCCGCTATCGCGGCAGGCAACCATCTGCCCCAGGCTGCGGTCATGGCCGGCGGTATGGTGCCACCGCTGGCGATGGGGTTGGCGACGCTGCTGTTTCGCAGCCGCTTTGGCGCCAACGAGCGGCGCGCCGGAAAGAGCTGTTTTGTGCTCGGCGCCTCATTCATCACCGAAGGCGCCATCCCTTTTGCCGCCGCCGACCCGCTCCGGGTGCTGCCCGCCTGCATTGTCGGCTCGGCGCTGGCCGGTGGTCTATCGATGTACTTCGGCTGCCAGCTTCCTGCCCCCCATGGCGGTATCTTTGTCATCCCGCTGGTCGAACGTCCCTTTCACTACCTGCTGGCGATTACCCTGGGTTCGCTCGTGAGTGCCCTGTTGGTCGGCAGCCTCAAACCGGCCCTTGCCGTCGAGGCCCGCGTTAAGGACTGA